TATTATTTCTGCGATCTACGGCCTGCGCGCGGTTGCAAATATTTTCTTTGGCCCAGCTAAAGGGGACTTTGCAGCACGCTTGGAGAGTGGGCAAATTCGCGATCTGCAAGGTTTTGAAAAACTGCCCGCTGGCATTTTGATCGCAGGTCTGGTGTTGATCGGTATTTTTCCACGAGTCTTTTCGGACGACGCCAACCGTGAGTTGGCCGAGATGTATCCACAGGAACAAAGCAATTTGCCGGTCATCCACTCGGCCGTGCTCCCCACTGATGTGGACGCACACAAGGAGGTTACACACTAATGAACGAACTTCTTATTGAATTTTTGAGCGGTTTCACCGCTACCAACGAATGGGCGGCCATTCTGCCTGAGATTCTTTTGGGCGTGCTCGCATTGAGCCTGCTTGGCGCCGAGATGGCCCTGCCCAAAGGCAAACACCTGGGCTGGATTCCACGTCTGGCCATCTGGGGGCAAGTTGTGATTTTACTGATCGCATTCAGCTGTGCTGGTGGCTGCAGCTTCGATGAACGCGAATATTTCAGCGGACTCATTACGCAAAACGAGGTCACGCAGATCATGCGGGGCTTCTTTCTCGTGAGCTCGCTCGCAGTCTGTTACCTCGGTAAGCTCTACTTGTCCAAGCAGTCCTTGCCTCGCACAGAGTTCTACGCGCTGGTGCTGATTATCTCGGCTGGGATGATGCTGCTGGTGCAGAGTTCTCACTTCGTCATGCTCTTTGTCGCCTTGGAAACGGTGACTGTCGCTTTCTACGTCTTGGTGGCCTACAACCGCACCAGTAAGTTCTCGTTGGAAGCGGGCTTGAAATACCTGATTCTTGGAGCGCTCAGTTCCGGTATCTTGCTCTTTGGTATCGTGCTGCTTTATGGCATCGCCGGTAGTCCCGAGTTGCTGGGGAACAGTCAAGACTCTCTGAACTATAGCGAGTTGATGCATTTTGTGATTCCTAACATGGACAATATGATCGTTAAGATCGGTGCTTTGTTGGTGATCGCAGGCGTCTGTTTTAAAATCGGTGCCGTCCCTTTCCAAATTTGGGTGCCCGATGTGTATCAAGGTGCGCCCACTCCAGTCACAGCTTATCTCGCTGTGGCCTCGAAGGCTGCTGGATTCATCGTATTGATTCAACTCGTCCGCGGACCTTTCTTCGGCTTACATGAATTTTTGATTCCGATCCTCTCCGTCATTGCTGCGGCCACCATACTTTTTGGTAATATCGCGGCTGTCGCTCAAAGAAATGTAAAGCGCTTGATGGGACTTTCCGGTATCGCACACGCGGGTTACCTCTTGTTAGGCGTGGTCGCTATGATGCGTGGTATTGATTGGGCCGTCTATGCCGTGATCTTTTATCTCATTACTTACTTGCTCGCATCCTTCGCCGTCTTCGGTGTGATGTCGCTGGCAGCAGGTGAGGACGATGCGAATCAAGAGCTCGAGCATTATCAAAACTTTGCCCGCAAGCGTCCCTTCCTTGGTGGCGTCTTGGCATGTGGCTTGGGCTCCTTGGCGGGCATCCCGCCACTGGGTGGATTTATTGGTAAGCTCTTTCTCTTTGTCGCAGCCTTTCAAGCCGCGCTTTACGGTTTGCTGGCAATCTCCATACTTGGTGTCGTCATTTCGATTTACTATTACTTTGGGTGGATCCGTGAGTGCTACTTCTCTGCGCCCTCGTCTGAAGTGGTCAATGAAGCGGCTTGTCCTTCCACGGCAGGCGATCGCTTCTTGTTAGGAGCACTCACAGTTGCCTCCGTAGTGGTGGGCCTCTTGCCTGCGGTGCTTCCAATTATTCGCTAGTGAAATACCTGTTCATTGATGCCTACAACGTAATCTGTGCGACAGATTCGCTGCGGCAAACAATGCAGGTGAACTTGGACGCCGCACGTGATCAACTCGCCGACTTAGTGCGCAGTATTCATGATGCGGAAGGCGTGCGTGTGGCCTTGGTGCTCGATAGTCGCAACGATAAGCTGGAGATCGAGCATCCCTATAAGAAAAAGACTTTCGAGTATGTGTATGCACCCGCAGCGGTATCGGCCGACGGGGTCATCGAGAGAATGGTGGCTCGGGTTAAGCATGCAGCGGACGCTACAGTTGTGAGTAATGACCGCATGGTGCGAGAGTCTGTGCGAGCCCATGGAGCCATTGCCCTGCGCCCCGAAGAGCTCTTTGAGTGGAGTCGAGCGTGCGAGTCGCGACTGGTGCAGGACGCTCGTCGTCGCAACACAGCCAACGCGAAAGATTTTCGTAATGGTATCAATCTGGACCTGTAGCATTTAATTTATATTGAATCGTCTGAGTTTCTATTGTGAGGCTGCTTCGCTTTCTGG
The nucleotide sequence above comes from Coraliomargarita algicola. Encoded proteins:
- a CDS encoding NYN domain-containing protein; this encodes MKYLFIDAYNVICATDSLRQTMQVNLDAARDQLADLVRSIHDAEGVRVALVLDSRNDKLEIEHPYKKKTFEYVYAPAAVSADGVIERMVARVKHAADATVVSNDRMVRESVRAHGAIALRPEELFEWSRACESRLVQDARRRNTANAKDFRNGINLDL
- a CDS encoding NADH-quinone oxidoreductase subunit N, with product MNELLIEFLSGFTATNEWAAILPEILLGVLALSLLGAEMALPKGKHLGWIPRLAIWGQVVILLIAFSCAGGCSFDEREYFSGLITQNEVTQIMRGFFLVSSLAVCYLGKLYLSKQSLPRTEFYALVLIISAGMMLLVQSSHFVMLFVALETVTVAFYVLVAYNRTSKFSLEAGLKYLILGALSSGILLFGIVLLYGIAGSPELLGNSQDSLNYSELMHFVIPNMDNMIVKIGALLVIAGVCFKIGAVPFQIWVPDVYQGAPTPVTAYLAVASKAAGFIVLIQLVRGPFFGLHEFLIPILSVIAAATILFGNIAAVAQRNVKRLMGLSGIAHAGYLLLGVVAMMRGIDWAVYAVIFYLITYLLASFAVFGVMSLAAGEDDANQELEHYQNFARKRPFLGGVLACGLGSLAGIPPLGGFIGKLFLFVAAFQAALYGLLAISILGVVISIYYYFGWIRECYFSAPSSEVVNEAACPSTAGDRFLLGALTVASVVVGLLPAVLPIIR